The Puntigrus tetrazona isolate hp1 chromosome 19, ASM1883169v1, whole genome shotgun sequence genome has a segment encoding these proteins:
- the znf865 gene encoding zinc finger protein 865 yields the protein MFQFGKYPMDILEMLSGHQAHQFKGLGLERQLQHQQQVQLQHQQQLQQQQQQQSEASGGLLSGLGLGSLQGSRSNAFADSSSLFAKMSAPPPPLPQQTQSSSSQSTRKSSKMSSSSGSGSSASGYPQFLRTFHPAEAALAQEQLHSGMGRFDFAGGSTGGGSGVIGGVVTSAPPPPPLHPGLSVPQPSPGPSSSSPSPSSSTTTSNNPPSSSSSVAGLVGAQSDARSLHQQFSCMLAANQYLFSGVPTNASLEQFLVQQGPHNHLGLADSNTGLAPPPALHPSHAHGHPTPQPQQQQQQLPPHALSHPHSHAHPHHPLHPAPQPSPLGGFDFQGIPVLSSNQLASLMQQEAGLPLPLPLHLSVPKDDGKGDSGSGGGGSGGSGSRRKKAMAGYLPQRKTDNNSSSSTSSANCHASSGAHGHDGSSGLVGGGGGVGMRGLGGDPSSILSSSTPSSSSSTVSSSSSSAPSSNSASVLVSNISQNPKPENQQPMTPNITQPEQEPLFHCGECGKSFTHLPSLRRHIRCHEEDGGGPNSSTNANPSHQHQSDLPHSTQDGISQNAHHQHENTDPMSSACSSPDKSYCCNECGKGFKKRGHLLQHGIIHSGARPYACSVCERSFNRRESLTRHEKIHEEKPYRCPACGRCFRESTSLLNHAASGNCGKPGRRSRSSDGSSISSVEGKVENDFAGGQMDDTKELVFCKNEDSTAAMSCDSLYSQGRNVNQNPVGKTEEKYNPEYSRDPYQTSYRVEDYRRQQANPPSYSGDTCNNSMSSPALRKAPLAPTLHPHPQNQQHHHQPQSHLPLSSLLDDSEDEVTSSAMSAIAAAAAASVLPAEMNNTGGREERRDIIGGLLGGLGFGSMGASSSTSAGNGGNEECLSGSMIPLSHPTQQQQPNSQNANNPNAKPKRPRKPRQKREPRPGGAPGEGVKRRRSNGAAGDGSERPYLCTVCGRGFSRRETLRRHERVHTGEKPFHCDICGKDFREPFHLTKHQTVHSGEKNYKCTLCGKDFGYAQSLKRHEKLHLRGDFKPRRSKTKSATNQGAPANQDQPDQTNQTNPGAYYSYSQDKVQGSNASTSNQPPPKLYTCEICWKSFRHHFHLTAHHQAIHEHGGEKLFSCEVCGKAFSYSNSLTRHRLSQHGLTRTGPTTQPTGSESIGTAPSVSESEAATNALLHITPESGSHGVQQPHSTIALTQHPQPAGYSPLFYTPESGHHSSNVTSHPQHLHYSNPPMAPLQIQQQIGGKQLIYPGVPGNTVHSTPPHIHISPPQHSQHHQQQHPFSMQSQHLQQSPQAQGDVTQRKKKKKKKKYKLASSMQMMAGFSAYEIARRHMYLKRKKCRLQQQLKRKKWIAQLKWAKFTGGGLGLNVGGGTWRVGRLRFRGLRSLIVPLKSYSCPVCPFTTFSSRITLSVHRVIRHPPRKHGRQTRLRCIVCGKRSRRLLTALRHRAHHLSQGAFSCSQCPSRFWNSTLLQRHKFACRRVSRGIKMSIKGTNVQKAEDQTERSTVVTGYRH from the coding sequence ATGTTCCAGTTTGGAAAGTACCCTATGGACATTTTAGAAATGCTCAGTGGACACCAGGCTCACCAGTTCAAAGGACTGGGGCTGGAAAGACAACTGCAGCACCAACAACAGGTCCAACTTCAGCACCAGCAGCAGcttcaacagcagcagcaacaacaaagCGAGGCATCTGGTGGCCTCCTGTCTGGTCTTGGCCTCGGTTCCCTTCAAGGATCTAGAAGTAATGCATTTGCGGATTCTTCATCCTTATTTGCCAAAATGAGTGCACCCCCTCCACCCCTTCCACAACAAACTCAATCCTCATCATCACAAAGCACACGTAAATCAAGCAAGATGAGCAGCAGCAGCGGGAGTGGCAGTTCCGCCTCTGGCTATCCACAATTCCTACGCACATTTCACCCTGCTGAGGCTGCTCTTGCACAGGAGCAGCTTCACTCAGGAATGGGGCGTTTCGATTTTGCAGGGGGAAGTACTGGAGGGGGATCTGGGGTAATTGGAGGAGTTGTAACCTcagcaccaccaccaccacccttGCACCCTGGGCTCTCTGTTCCTCAGCCATCTCCTGGGCCATCCTCATCATCGCCCTCCCCTTCAAGTTCAACCACCACTTCTAATAATCCCCCCAGCAGTAGCAGCTCAGTGGCTGGATTAGTCGGAGCCCAGTCTGATGCAAGAAGTTTACACCAGCAGTTTAGTTGCATGCTCGCTGCAAACCAATACCTGTTTTCTGGAGTGCCCACAAACGCCAGTTTAGAACAATTTCTAGTTCAGCAGGGTCCCCATAATCATCTCGGCCTTGCGGATTCGAATACAGGCCTTGCTCCTCCTCCAGCCCTCCATCCTTCCCATGCCCATGGCCATCCAACTCCTCAGCcccagcaacagcagcagcagcttccACCTCATGCGTTGTCCCACCCTCACAGCCATGCGCATCCACACCACCCTCTACACCCTGCCCCCCAACCTTCACCTCTTGGTGGTTTTGATTTCCAAGGTATCCCTGTTCTTTCATCTAATCAGCTGGCTTCTCTAATGCAACAAGAAGCAGGCCTGCCTTTGCCACTTCCACTCCATCTCTCCGTACCAAAAGATGATGGGAAAGGAGATAGTGGATCTGGGGGTGGAGGAAGTGGAGGTAGTGGCAGCAGGAGAAAGAAAGCCATGGCTGGCTACCTGCCCCAGAGGAAGACAGATAATAACAGTAGTAGCAGTACAAGCAGTGCTAACTGCCATGCCAGCTCTGGGGCACATGGTCATGATGGGTCCTCTGGTCTTGTGGGAGGAGGTGGAGGGGTTGGTATGAGGGGTCTTGGTGGTGACCCCTCCTCCATCCTCTCCTCGTCAACAccgtcctcctcttcttcaactgtctcctcctcttcttcctctgcCCCATCTTCAAATTCTGCTTCTGTGCTCGTATCAAACATCTCTCAAAACCCCAAACCTGAAAATCAGCAACCAATGACTCCCAATATAACACAGCCAGAGCAAGAGCCTCTCTTTCATTGTGGAGAGTGTGGCAAGTCTTTTACCCACCTCCCAAGCCTTCGCCGACACATACGCTGCCATGAGGAAGATGGTGGTGGTCCCAACAGCAGCACAAACGCAAACCCAAGTCATCAGCATCAGTCAGATCTCCCCCACTCAACACAAGATGGAATTTCACAAAATGCTCACCATCAGCATGAGAACACAGACCCTATGTCTTCCGCTTGCTCAAGTCCAGATAAGTCATACTGTTGCAATGAATGTGGAAAGGGGTTCAAGAAGAGAGGGCACCTGCTTCAGCATGGCATTATCCACTCTGGAGCTCGTCCATACGCCTGCTCTGTCTGTGAGCGTTCATTTAACCGCAGAGAGTCTCTCACTCGACATGAGAAAATTCACGAAGAGAAGCCCTACCGCTGCCCTGCTTGTGGCCGCTGCTTTAGAGAGAGCACTTCTTTGCTTAACCATGCTGCATCAGGTAATTGTGGCAAGCCAGGGAGGAGATCTAGAAGCAGCGATGGTAGCTCAATAAGTTCAGTAGAGGGCAAGGTTGAAAATGACTTTGCAGGTGGACAAATGGATGACACAAAAGAATTGGTATTTTGCAAAAACGAGGATAGCACAGCAGCAATGTCTTGCGACAGTCTGTATTCACAGGGTAGAAATGTTAATCAAAATCCTGTAGGAAAAACTGAAGAGAAGTATAATCCAGAGTATTCAAGAGATCCTTACCAAACGTCCTACAGAGTCGAAGATTATCGTCGTCAACAGGCCAACCCACCATCCTACTCTGGAGACACCTGTAACAACAGCATGTCGAGTCCGGCCCTCAGAAAAGCTCCTTTAGCCCCCACCCTTCATCCACACCCTCAAAATCAGCAGCACCATCACCAACCGCAGTCTCATCtgcctctctcctctcttttgGATGACTCTGAGGATGAAGTCACCAGTAGTGCCATGTCTGCCATTGCTGCAGCTGCCGCCGCCTCTGTCTTGCCTGCTGAGATGAACAATACAGGGGGGCGAGAGGAACGGAGAGACATTATCGGAGGTCTGCTAGGAGGGCTTGGTTTCGGGTCTATGGGTGCCTCTTCATCTACATCCGCAGGAAATGGTGGGAATGAAGAATGCCTGAGTGGTTCAATGATACCTTTATCTCACCCCACCCAACAGCAGCAGCCTAACTCACAGAATGCCAACAATCCTAATGCCAAACCCAAGCGGCCACGCAAGCCCAGACAGAAAAGAGAGCCGAGACCTGGTGGGGCTCCAGGAGAAGGAGTGAAACGTCGTAGAAGCAATGGTGCTGCTGGAGATGGTTCTGAAAGGCCTTATTTATGCACTGTTTGTGGGCGGGGCTTTAGCAGACGCGAAACCTTGCGTCGGCACGAACGCGTGCACACAGGGGAAAAGCCGTTTCATTGTGACATCTGTGGTAAAGACTTCCGGGAGCCGTTTCACCTTACCAAACATCAGACTGTTCACTCGGGGGAGAAGAACTACAAATGTACCCTTTGTGGAAAAGATTTTGGATATGCACAGAGTCTGAAAAGGCATGAAAAACTGCATCTACGGGGAGATTTCAAGCCGAGGCGGAGTAAAACCAAATCTGCTACAAATCAAGGGGCACCTGCTAATCAAGATCAACCCGATCAAACCAATCAGACCAACCCTGGCGCTTATTACTCCTATTCTCAGGATAAAGTTCAAGGATCTAACGCTAGCACAAGCAACCAACCCCCTCCTAAGCTATATACATGTGAGATTTGCTGGAAATCTTTCCGCCATCACTTCCACTTGACAGCCCATCACCAAGCCATTCACGAACACGGAGGGGAGAAACTGTTTTCATGTGAAGTGTGCGGTAAGGCATTTTCCTACTCCAACAGTCTGACCAGACATAGATTATCTCAACATGGTTTGACTCGTACTGGGCCAACGACGCAACCAACGGGAAGTGAATCTATTGGAACTGCCCCATCTGTCTCCGAGAGCGAGGCTGCAACCAATGCACTCCTTCATATAACACCCGAAAGTGGAAGTCACGGAGTACAACAGCCCCATTCAACCATCGCTCTCACACAGCATCCTCAGCCTGCTGGCTATTCTCCGCTCTTTTACACTCCAGAATCAGGACATCACAGTTCAAATGTGACTTCACACCCCCAACATCTGCACTACTCAAACCCCCCTATGGCCCCCCTCCAGATTCAGCAACAAATCGGTGGGAAGCAGTTAATTTATCCAGGGGTTCCAGGTAACACTGTTCATTCCACTCCACCTCATATCCACATTTCACCACCCCAGCACTCTCAACACCACCAGCAACAGCACCCCTTTTCCATGCAGTCTCAACATCTACAGCAAAGCCCTCAGGCCCAGGGAGATGTCACccagaggaagaagaaaaaaaaaaagaaaaaatataaactggCTAGTAGCATGCAGATGATGGCTGGATTCAGTGCTTACGAAATTGCCAGGAGGCATATGTATTTAAAACGAAAGAAGTGCAGGCTTCAGCAGCAGCTAAAGAGGAAGAAGTGGATAGCTCAGCTGAAATGGGCCAAGTTTACTGGAGGAGGGCTTGGTTTAAATGTAGGTGGAGGCACATGGCGTGTGGGGCGGTTAAGGTTTAGAGGCCTGCGGTCTCTCATCGTTCCCTTAAAGTCATACTCTTGCCCTGTCTGTCCCTTTACCACTTTCTCAAGCCGCATAACTCTTTCAGTGCACCGTGTGATCAGGCATCCACCAAGAAAACACGGCCGTCAGACTCGCCTGCGCTGCATAGTCTGTGGAAAACGTTCTCGAAGGCTACTGACAGCTCTCCGTCATCGGGCCCACCACCTGTCCCAAGGAGCATTTTCTTGCTCTCAATGTCCCTCTCGATTCTGGAACAGCACCCTCCTGCAGCGCCACAAATTTGCTTGTCGGCGTGTCAGTAGAGGAATCAAAATGTCAATAAAGGGGACTAATGTTCAGAAGGCAGAGGACCAGACTGAAAGATCAACAGTTGTGACAGGTTACAGGCACTAG
- the dbpa gene encoding D site albumin promoter binding protein a: protein MSRPISQLLPPDLPAGTSPQLGPANPAGTTTNGHLNNSMASLKSLLQLPIKGDQRGKDCCAEMKDKDKPLDSDEDSLGGVGGMNGGNGSLRSTNQSAFLGPLLWERTLPCDGGLFQLQYMDLEEFLTENGMGCMPSGNTCSTAAQVPSQSTQSAVPSQSSQCPPSSSPPCSSSASSISSLSSSSSSSSLLGLDVPQGPGLLGGPECLHGAQTVPPDPSPSPSCPPPPVVPPTNAADVMVNFDPDPADLALSSVPGQEAFDPRRHRFTEEELKPQPMIKKARKMLVPDDQKDDKYWSRRFKNNEAAKRSRDARRLKENQISVRAAFLERENAALRQEVADMRKELGRCRNIISKYETRHGDL, encoded by the exons ATGTCCAGGCCAATTTCTCAGCTATTGCCACCTGACCTTCCAGCAGGGACCAGTCCACAGCTCGGTCCTGCTAACCCTGCAGGTACCACCACAAATGGCCACCTGAATAATTCCATGGCCAGTCTAAAATCCCTTCTTCAGCTGCCTATTAAAGGGGACCAGAGAGGGAAAGACTGCTGTGCAGAGATGAAAg ATAAAGACAAACCCCTGGACTCCGATGAGGATTCATTGGGTGGAGTTGGGGGCATGAACGGTGGGAACGGCTCCCTGCGTTCCACTAACCAGTCCGCCTTCCTCGGCCCATTGCTATGGGAGCGTACATTGCCGTGTGATGGCGGCCTGTTCCAGCTACAGTACATGGACCTGGAGGAGTTCTTGACAGAGAATGGGATGGGGTGTATGCCGTCAGGAAACACCTGCAGTACGGCTGCTCAGGTCCCTTCCCAAAGCACGCAATCGGCCGTACCAAGTCAGAGTTCCCAGTGCCCACCTTCTTCCTCTCCGCCCTGCTCTTCCTCTGCATCCTCCATCTCTTCCCTCtcctcatcatcttcatcatcttctttGCTGGGTCTGGACGTGCCGCAGGGCCCTGGACTGCTCGGAGGTCCGGAGTGTCTGCATG GGGCTCAAACCGTACCACCTGACCCTTCTCCGAGCCCGTCCTGCCCACCCCCGCCGGTGGTGCCTCCCACCAATGCGGCCGATGTCATGGTGAACTTTGATCCCGACCCCGCTGACCTGGCCCTGTCCAGTGTGCCAGGCCAGGAGGCGTTCGACCCGCGCAGGCATCGCTTCACAGAAGAAGAGCTCAAGCCTCAGCCCATGATCAAGAAGGCACGCAAAATGCTGGTGCCAGACGATCAGAAG GATGACAAGTACTGGAGCCGACGCTTCAAAAACAACGAAGCAGCAAAGCGTTCTCGCGATGCCCGCCGACTAAAGGAGAACCAGATTTCAGTCCGAGCGGCGTTCCTGGAGCGGGAGAACGCCGCCCTTCGCCAAGAAGTCGCTGATATGCGAAAAGAGCTGGGCCGCTGTcgcaacatcatcagcaaataCGAGACCCGCCACGGAGACctatga